The following coding sequences are from one Shewanella putrefaciens window:
- the cmoA gene encoding carboxy-S-adenosyl-L-methionine synthase CmoA, whose translation MNTSQDTIYAQPNEHISDFQFDNRVAGVFSDMIRRSVPGYTQIINTIGDFADRFVMPNTQIYDLGCSLGAATLSIRRQIQGRQCRIIAVDNSESMVARCQENLNAYVSDTDVDLVCGDIRDIDIQNASLVVLNFTLQFLPPEDRETLIAKIYQGLNPGGILVLSEKIRFEDAPIQTLLEEQHLDFKRANGYSELEISQKRSALENVMKPDTLTTHQQRLTRQGFSHFSLWFQCFNFASMVAIK comes from the coding sequence ATGAACACTTCTCAAGATACTATCTACGCTCAACCAAATGAGCACATTAGCGATTTCCAGTTTGATAACCGTGTAGCAGGCGTGTTCAGTGACATGATCCGCCGCTCCGTGCCTGGATATACGCAAATTATCAATACCATAGGCGATTTTGCAGATCGTTTCGTCATGCCAAATACTCAAATTTACGATTTGGGTTGCTCACTCGGTGCCGCGACCTTAAGTATTCGTCGCCAAATCCAAGGTCGCCAATGTCGCATTATTGCTGTCGATAACAGTGAATCTATGGTCGCACGCTGCCAAGAGAACCTGAATGCCTATGTCAGCGATACGGATGTTGATCTGGTTTGCGGTGATATTCGAGATATCGATATTCAAAATGCATCATTGGTGGTACTCAACTTTACATTGCAGTTTTTACCGCCAGAAGACAGAGAAACCCTGATAGCGAAGATTTATCAAGGTCTGAATCCCGGCGGGATATTAGTGCTGTCTGAAAAAATTCGCTTCGAAGATGCCCCGATCCAAACACTATTGGAAGAGCAACATTTGGACTTTAAACGCGCTAATGGTTACAGCGAACTTGAGATCAGCCAAAAACGCAGTGCGCTGGAAAATGTCATGAAACCAGACACCTTAACCACGCATCAACAACGACTCACCCGCCAAGGCTTTAGTCACTTTAGTCTGTGGTTCCAATGTTTTAACTTTGCTTCTATGGTGGCCATCAAGTGA